In Arthrobacter burdickii, one DNA window encodes the following:
- the pcaH gene encoding protocatechuate 3,4-dioxygenase subunit beta: MPHDTEAPTDKLVPATEVPAARAPLDAAVETQQDLSAEINGLADAYARARKDGAPAEIQPRLDYPPYRSSILRHPTKSLHHADPETIELFSPAFGHQDVHALESDLTIQHNGDPQGERIIVAGKVLDGDGRPVAGQLVEIWQANASGRYMHKRDQHPAPLDPNFTGIGRCITGPDGSYRFTTIKPGAYPWKNHLNAWRPAHIHFSLFGTEFTQRIITQMYFPGDQLFPLDPIYQTIVDQDARDRLVANYDHDLTGPEWALGYNWDIVLTGPKRTWTENEALGTAGDDSE, translated from the coding sequence GTGCCGCACGACACCGAGGCCCCGACGGACAAGCTCGTACCTGCTACCGAGGTCCCGGCAGCACGCGCTCCCCTGGACGCAGCCGTGGAGACCCAGCAGGACCTCAGTGCAGAGATCAATGGACTGGCCGACGCGTACGCGCGAGCCCGAAAGGACGGCGCTCCGGCCGAGATCCAGCCGCGGCTGGACTATCCGCCGTACCGCAGCAGCATCCTGCGGCACCCCACCAAGAGCCTCCACCACGCGGACCCGGAGACCATCGAGCTGTTCTCGCCCGCCTTCGGCCACCAGGACGTGCACGCGCTGGAATCCGACCTGACGATCCAGCACAACGGGGACCCCCAGGGCGAGCGGATCATCGTGGCGGGCAAGGTCCTCGACGGTGACGGCCGGCCCGTGGCCGGCCAGCTGGTGGAGATCTGGCAGGCCAATGCCTCCGGCCGGTACATGCACAAGCGCGACCAGCACCCGGCACCGCTGGATCCCAACTTCACCGGCATCGGCCGCTGCATCACGGGCCCCGACGGCTCGTACCGGTTCACCACCATCAAGCCCGGTGCCTACCCCTGGAAGAACCACCTGAACGCCTGGCGGCCCGCCCACATCCACTTCTCCCTGTTCGGTACCGAGTTCACGCAGCGCATCATCACGCAGATGTACTTCCCGGGTGACCAGCTCTTTCCGCTCGATCCCATTTACCAGACCATCGTGGACCAGGACGCCCGCGACCGGCTGGTGGCGAACTACGACCACGACCTGACGGGACCCGAGTGGGCGCTGGGATACAACTGGGACATCGTCCTGACCGGCCCGAAGCGGACCTGGACGGAGAACGAAGCACTTGGTACCGCAGGCGACGACAGCGAATAG
- a CDS encoding 3-oxoacid CoA-transferase subunit A → MLDFVDTVEAAVAGIEDGSTVMIGGFGNAGQPFELIDALLDCGARDLTVVNNNAGQGDQGLALLIREGRVRKMICSFPRQSDSWHFDAKYTAGEIELELVPQGNLAERIRAAGAGIGGFFTPTGYGTMLAEGKETRIIGGRGHVFETPLAADVALIKALTADRKGNLVYRKTARNFGPIMAAAARHTIVQVSDIVPAGALDPETIVTPGIYVNSIVRVTGRTDSAGTTAGTAEKVA, encoded by the coding sequence ATGCTGGACTTCGTAGACACCGTCGAGGCGGCCGTGGCCGGGATCGAGGACGGCTCCACCGTGATGATCGGCGGGTTCGGCAATGCCGGGCAGCCGTTCGAGCTGATCGACGCGCTGCTGGACTGCGGTGCCCGGGACCTGACCGTGGTGAACAACAATGCAGGCCAGGGCGACCAGGGGCTGGCCCTGCTCATCAGGGAAGGCCGGGTGAGGAAGATGATCTGCTCCTTCCCGCGGCAGTCCGACTCCTGGCACTTCGACGCGAAATACACGGCGGGCGAGATCGAACTCGAACTGGTGCCGCAGGGCAACCTCGCCGAACGCATCCGCGCCGCCGGGGCCGGCATCGGGGGATTCTTCACTCCCACCGGGTACGGCACCATGCTGGCCGAGGGCAAGGAGACCCGCATCATCGGCGGCCGGGGCCACGTGTTCGAGACACCCCTGGCCGCCGACGTCGCCCTGATCAAGGCCCTCACCGCCGACCGGAAGGGCAACCTCGTCTACCGCAAGACCGCCCGCAACTTCGGCCCGATCATGGCCGCCGCCGCACGGCACACCATCGTCCAGGTATCCGACATCGTGCCGGCGGGGGCACTGGACCCGGAGACCATCGTGACCCCCGGAATCTACGTCAACAGCATCGTCCGCGTCACCGGCAGGACAGACAGTGCCGGCACCACCGCGGGTACAGCGGAAAAGGTGGCCTGA
- the pcaG gene encoding protocatechuate 3,4-dioxygenase subunit alpha has product MSNPITQLVPTPGQTVGPFYGYALPFEKDNELLAPGLAGSIRLSGTVYDGAGETVPDAILEIWQPDADGRIVQRTGSLRRDGYTFTGWGRSAVGYSGVFTFTTVDPGPTSPGAAPFISVAIFARGLTNRLFTRIYLPENEEALARDPLLASLEPERRRTLLARRDPDGGLTWDVRLQGEGETVFLDFQ; this is encoded by the coding sequence ATGAGCAACCCGATCACCCAGCTCGTCCCCACCCCCGGCCAGACCGTGGGCCCGTTCTACGGGTACGCGCTGCCGTTCGAGAAGGACAACGAACTCCTCGCCCCCGGACTGGCCGGCTCGATCCGCCTCTCCGGCACCGTGTACGACGGCGCCGGAGAGACAGTGCCGGACGCCATCCTGGAGATCTGGCAGCCGGACGCCGACGGCAGGATCGTCCAGAGGACAGGGTCGCTGCGCCGCGACGGCTACACCTTCACGGGCTGGGGCCGCAGCGCCGTCGGCTACAGCGGCGTGTTCACCTTCACCACCGTCGATCCGGGCCCCACCTCCCCCGGGGCAGCACCGTTCATCTCGGTGGCCATCTTCGCGCGCGGCCTGACCAACCGCCTCTTCACCCGCATCTACCTCCCGGAGAACGAGGAGGCACTGGCCCGGGACCCGCTGCTGGCGTCGCTCGAGCCCGAGCGCCGCAGGACCCTTCTCGCCCGTCGGGATCCCGACGGCGGCCTCACCTGGGACGTCCGACTCCAGGGCGAAGGCGAAACAGTGTTCCTGGACTTCCAGTGA
- a CDS encoding DUF3500 domain-containing protein: protein MSTLSFRDFLFAPDHPRVAEIRGLNAREYAEAATTDPFAGPMIEGWKKLYPQPFTGITSDGNRREGLYPLAPARAGEEAPTAEMVAAARKLLGVATPDQARRLSYAVDAPEWQSWANPEFMQHDTGLRLDEVDGPVRDAALAVVEASLSTEGFDLVRNLMRINGFLGDLVDLPLLMNEFSYNFALYGEPSESEPWGWQIFGHHAALNCLVVGTQLVVSPVFLGAEPDRIDDGPYRGVMVFKERIRLARQLMGALPGTLRADATVYEAMVDPAMPEGRIHPGDERHLGGCFQDNRVIPYEGIRVPDLPAEARGVLDALVEDFIAYLPQGPRAARRREIQENYVETFFSWIGGWEDEEPFYFRLQSPVVVLELDHHTGVFLSNDEPAPFHMHTVVRTPNGNDYGRELVKQYPAVAP from the coding sequence ATCGAGGGCTGGAAGAAGCTCTACCCCCAGCCGTTCACCGGGATCACCAGCGACGGGAACCGCCGCGAGGGCCTCTATCCGCTGGCACCCGCGCGTGCCGGCGAGGAGGCACCCACCGCGGAGATGGTGGCAGCCGCCCGGAAGCTGCTGGGCGTGGCCACGCCGGACCAGGCGCGACGCCTCAGCTATGCCGTGGACGCCCCCGAGTGGCAGAGCTGGGCGAATCCGGAGTTTATGCAGCACGACACCGGACTCCGGCTGGACGAGGTGGACGGCCCTGTCCGGGACGCCGCGCTCGCCGTCGTGGAGGCGAGCCTCAGCACCGAGGGCTTCGACCTGGTCCGGAACCTCATGCGCATCAACGGGTTCCTGGGCGACCTGGTGGACCTGCCGCTGCTGATGAACGAGTTCAGCTATAACTTCGCACTGTACGGCGAGCCATCGGAGTCCGAGCCCTGGGGCTGGCAGATCTTCGGCCACCACGCGGCGCTGAACTGCCTCGTCGTCGGGACGCAGCTGGTCGTCTCACCCGTGTTCCTGGGTGCCGAGCCGGACAGGATCGACGACGGCCCCTACAGGGGCGTCATGGTGTTCAAGGAACGCATCCGCCTGGCCCGGCAGCTGATGGGGGCCCTCCCCGGGACCCTGCGGGCCGACGCCACGGTGTACGAGGCGATGGTGGACCCGGCCATGCCGGAGGGCCGGATCCACCCCGGCGACGAACGGCACCTGGGCGGCTGTTTCCAGGACAACCGGGTCATCCCGTACGAGGGGATCCGCGTTCCGGATCTGCCCGCCGAGGCGCGCGGGGTGCTGGACGCCCTGGTCGAGGACTTCATCGCGTACCTGCCCCAGGGGCCGCGGGCCGCCCGCCGCCGGGAGATCCAGGAGAACTACGTCGAGACATTCTTCAGCTGGATCGGCGGCTGGGAGGACGAGGAACCGTTCTACTTCAGGCTGCAGAGCCCGGTGGTGGTGCTGGAGCTGGACCACCACACCGGCGTCTTCCTCAGCAACGACGAGCCCGCACCCTTCCACATGCACACCGTAGTGCGCACCCCCAACGGGAACGACTACGGACGGGAACTGGTGAAGCAGTACCCGGCGGTTGCTCCGTGA
- a CDS encoding quercetin 2,3-dioxygenase, with product MSLSVEEMNTQLPLANVLPGEAVPYYMASGEGARYELDGQLVTVIARAADTGGIFSAAYISGGMGAESPFVTHAVEHKTLYVFDGILHVWLPGESRILTPGDSVVIPPNTPHAYRLASHYTRFLNWMTPGGAEAYYERVGTPIDSHVPPVRAGRRPTREEQAAVGAEFGISFPDVERVAPSFRHDAGLPPVQSPYFLSAGEGERLVSYQTMFTYLSRPANTGSNYFAVHTKGAKSPYIPLHFHSEHTENFLCTEGRMWLYANGREMLLTKGDFVHAPAGTIHSFAFDAHNTQMVGFLTPSVFNGFFEYFNKPTEDYMYTEGGQPYMDMEGFGRAQAEMDLTVVGPPPQRRAALDIS from the coding sequence ATGTCCCTCAGCGTTGAGGAAATGAACACGCAGCTCCCGCTTGCCAATGTGCTGCCCGGCGAGGCGGTTCCCTATTACATGGCCTCGGGTGAGGGTGCCCGCTACGAGCTGGACGGCCAGCTGGTCACGGTCATCGCGCGTGCCGCCGACACCGGGGGGATCTTCAGTGCTGCCTACATCTCCGGGGGTATGGGAGCCGAGTCGCCGTTCGTCACCCACGCGGTGGAACACAAGACCCTCTACGTCTTCGACGGCATCCTCCACGTCTGGCTGCCCGGCGAGAGCCGGATCCTCACTCCGGGCGATTCGGTCGTCATCCCGCCGAACACCCCGCATGCCTACCGTCTGGCGAGCCACTACACCCGCTTCCTGAACTGGATGACACCCGGCGGTGCGGAAGCCTACTACGAGCGGGTCGGCACCCCCATCGACTCCCACGTCCCGCCCGTCCGTGCCGGCCGCAGGCCCACCCGCGAGGAGCAGGCCGCTGTGGGCGCCGAATTCGGCATTTCGTTCCCGGATGTCGAGCGCGTGGCCCCCTCCTTCCGGCACGACGCCGGCCTGCCTCCTGTGCAGAGCCCCTACTTCCTCAGTGCCGGCGAGGGCGAGCGCCTGGTCAGCTACCAGACCATGTTCACCTACCTGTCCCGACCCGCGAACACCGGCTCCAACTACTTCGCCGTCCACACCAAGGGTGCCAAGTCGCCCTACATCCCGCTGCACTTCCACTCCGAGCACACGGAGAACTTCCTGTGCACGGAGGGCCGGATGTGGCTCTACGCCAACGGCCGGGAGATGCTGCTCACCAAGGGCGATTTCGTCCACGCTCCGGCAGGCACCATCCACTCGTTCGCCTTCGATGCGCACAACACCCAGATGGTGGGCTTCCTCACGCCGTCGGTCTTCAACGGATTCTTCGAGTACTTCAACAAGCCCACCGAGGACTACATGTACACGGAGGGCGGGCAGCCCTACATGGACATGGAAGGCTTCGGCCGCGCCCAGGCCGAGATGGACCTGACCGTGGTGGGTCCCCCGCCGCAGCGCCGGGCGGCACTCGACATCTCCTGA
- a CDS encoding lyase family protein — translation MTDSTALPTVPSGRAADVGLLRPVSASPRVTLLAGDTAVLAALLAVESGWAAVLEEAGLAPAGSAAVVAAAADPDRYDASGIAIRAQDGGNPVIPLVADLRAQVAALDTAGTGAGQAVHASLTSQDVLDTALMLVARTSVDALLGDLEGTTAALAVLAEQHGETLCVARSLTQHSLPYTFGLRAAQWFHGVAAAGRRLENLELPVQFGGAAGTLAAGTALTAGSSATPFSLADALARQLGLATAPAPWHTNRLAVTSLGDALAAVLDALGKIAADVLFLSRPEVAELAEPRAAGRGVSSAMPQKQNPVLSVLVRSAALQAPNLAAQLHLAAATFNDERPDGAWHAEWPALRQLLALALGAARQIRELTEGLQVFPDAMCRNLDLAGPLLLAEGVHAAVAPLLEEKDGRSGKQQLQAVVDRTLQAPPAEQGAAYRTLLRAAVPAGLLTDLQLEELLDPAGYLGQAAEISRRILAAFPDFASPGPVPSSATDFPATDFPATDANGARRG, via the coding sequence GTGACGGATTCCACCGCCCTGCCGACGGTTCCTTCCGGCCGGGCAGCCGACGTCGGCCTGCTCCGCCCGGTCTCCGCGTCACCCCGGGTGACGCTGCTGGCGGGGGACACCGCCGTGCTCGCGGCTCTCCTCGCCGTCGAGTCTGGCTGGGCCGCCGTGCTGGAGGAGGCCGGCCTCGCGCCCGCCGGGTCCGCCGCCGTCGTGGCTGCTGCAGCCGACCCGGACCGGTATGACGCCTCCGGCATCGCGATCCGCGCCCAGGACGGCGGCAACCCGGTGATCCCCCTCGTGGCGGACCTGCGGGCACAGGTCGCTGCACTGGACACCGCCGGCACCGGTGCCGGACAGGCGGTCCACGCCTCGCTGACCAGCCAGGACGTGCTGGACACGGCGCTGATGCTGGTGGCCCGCACCAGCGTGGACGCGCTCCTCGGGGACCTGGAGGGCACGACGGCGGCGCTCGCGGTCCTCGCCGAACAGCACGGGGAGACGCTGTGCGTGGCCAGGAGCCTGACGCAGCACTCCCTGCCCTACACCTTCGGGCTCCGCGCCGCGCAGTGGTTCCACGGCGTCGCCGCCGCAGGACGCCGGCTGGAGAACCTGGAGCTCCCGGTCCAGTTCGGCGGTGCCGCCGGTACGCTGGCCGCCGGAACCGCCCTCACCGCCGGCTCGTCCGCCACGCCGTTCAGCCTGGCCGACGCCCTGGCCCGGCAGCTGGGCCTCGCCACCGCCCCCGCACCGTGGCACACGAACCGCCTGGCGGTCACGTCGCTGGGTGACGCCCTGGCAGCAGTGCTGGATGCCCTGGGCAAGATCGCGGCGGATGTCCTGTTCCTCAGCAGGCCCGAGGTCGCGGAGCTGGCCGAACCGCGCGCCGCCGGCCGGGGCGTCTCCTCGGCGATGCCCCAGAAGCAGAACCCCGTCCTGTCGGTGCTGGTCCGCAGCGCCGCCCTGCAGGCACCGAACCTGGCCGCCCAGCTGCATCTGGCGGCCGCCACCTTCAACGATGAACGGCCCGATGGCGCGTGGCATGCCGAGTGGCCCGCACTCCGGCAGCTCCTGGCCCTGGCCCTCGGCGCCGCCCGCCAGATCCGGGAACTCACGGAAGGCCTGCAGGTCTTCCCCGACGCCATGTGCCGCAACCTGGACCTCGCCGGTCCGCTGCTGCTGGCCGAAGGCGTCCACGCTGCGGTGGCCCCCCTGCTCGAGGAGAAGGACGGCCGCAGCGGCAAGCAGCAGCTCCAGGCCGTGGTGGACCGGACGCTGCAGGCGCCGCCGGCGGAGCAGGGCGCCGCCTACCGCACCCTCCTCCGGGCCGCGGTGCCGGCGGGCCTGCTGACCGACCTCCAGCTGGAGGAGCTCCTGGATCCCGCCGGTTACCTCGGTCAGGCTGCGGAGATCTCCCGGCGTATCCTGGCTGCCTTCCCCGACTTCGCCTCCCCGGGTCCCGTCCCCTCCTCCGCGACCGACTTCCCGGCGACCGACTTCCCCGCTACCGATGCGAATGGAGCCCGCCGTGGCTGA
- a CDS encoding 3-oxoacid CoA-transferase subunit B — MSVQSNEKYLRTSDIKTSDLQTSDAPLGRNDLARLVAADIAPGSFVNLGIGQPTLVSNYLTAEQDITLHTENGMLGMGPEAHGEEIDGDLINAGKIPVTELPGASYFHHADSFAMMRGGHLDICVLGAFQVSATGDLANWHTGAPGAIPAVGGAMDLATGAKDVFVMMTLLTREGASKIVESCTYPLTGVGCVTRVYTDKAVFLTEPQGVTVRETFGCTLEELQDLVPVPLTAAVEP; from the coding sequence ATGAGCGTCCAGTCCAACGAGAAGTACCTCCGTACCTCCGACATCAAGACTTCCGACCTCCAGACCTCCGATGCCCCGCTGGGCCGGAACGACCTGGCACGCCTCGTGGCTGCGGACATCGCCCCCGGCTCCTTCGTGAACCTCGGCATCGGCCAGCCCACCCTGGTCTCCAACTACCTCACGGCGGAACAGGACATCACCCTCCACACCGAGAACGGGATGCTCGGCATGGGGCCCGAGGCCCACGGAGAGGAGATCGACGGCGACCTCATCAACGCCGGGAAGATCCCCGTCACCGAACTCCCCGGAGCGTCCTACTTCCACCACGCCGACTCCTTCGCCATGATGCGCGGAGGACACCTGGACATCTGCGTGCTCGGCGCCTTCCAGGTCTCCGCCACCGGTGACCTCGCGAACTGGCACACCGGCGCACCCGGAGCCATCCCCGCCGTGGGCGGCGCCATGGACCTGGCCACCGGTGCCAAGGACGTGTTCGTCATGATGACCCTGCTCACCCGTGAGGGCGCCTCGAAGATCGTCGAGTCCTGCACCTACCCGCTCACCGGGGTGGGCTGCGTGACCCGGGTCTACACCGACAAGGCCGTGTTCCTCACCGAGCCCCAGGGCGTCACAGTCCGCGAGACCTTCGGCTGCACCCTCGAGGAGCTGCAGGACCTGGTGCCCGTCCCCCTCACGGCCGCCGTGGAGCCCTGA
- a CDS encoding thiolase family protein — translation MNQAFVYDAVRTPFGKYGGGLAGVRPDDLAAHVIRESVKRAPGLDVERIDEVVFGNANGAGEENRNLARMGTLLAGLPVSIPGTTVNRLCGSSLDAAIIASRQINAGDADLMLVGGAESMSRAPWVLPKTEKPYPAGDMALASTTLGWRLVNEAMPSQWTISLGEATERLREKYAVSRHAQDDFAAKSHNLSAAAWDEGFYDDLVAAVPGTDLVRDEGIRPGSTAEKLAALKTVFRNDPEGAEAGGTVTAGNASPLSDGASAAWIGSERAAGLLGLEPLARIAGRGAHANDPQYFGYAPVEAANKALAKAGIGWDQVGAVELNEAFAAQALACIDAWGIDPAIVNRHGGAIAMGHPLGASGTRILGTLARTLQASGERWGVAAICIGVGQGLAVVLENVTSTSTNTNNTGKA, via the coding sequence ATGAACCAGGCTTTCGTGTACGACGCCGTGCGCACTCCCTTCGGCAAGTACGGTGGTGGTCTCGCCGGGGTCCGCCCGGACGACCTCGCGGCGCACGTGATCCGGGAATCGGTGAAGCGCGCCCCCGGGCTCGATGTGGAGCGGATCGACGAGGTGGTCTTCGGCAACGCCAACGGCGCCGGCGAGGAGAACCGCAATCTCGCCCGGATGGGCACCCTGCTGGCCGGCCTGCCGGTGTCCATCCCCGGCACCACCGTGAACCGCCTGTGCGGATCCTCGCTCGACGCGGCGATCATCGCCTCCCGGCAGATCAACGCCGGCGACGCCGACTTGATGCTCGTCGGCGGCGCCGAGTCCATGAGTCGGGCCCCCTGGGTGCTGCCCAAGACCGAGAAGCCCTACCCCGCCGGTGACATGGCCCTCGCGTCCACCACGCTGGGCTGGCGCCTGGTCAACGAGGCGATGCCCAGCCAGTGGACCATCTCCCTGGGCGAGGCCACCGAACGGCTCCGCGAGAAGTACGCCGTCAGCCGCCACGCGCAGGACGACTTCGCCGCGAAATCCCACAACCTCTCCGCCGCGGCCTGGGACGAGGGCTTCTACGACGACCTCGTGGCAGCCGTGCCCGGCACGGACCTGGTCCGGGACGAAGGGATCCGGCCCGGTTCCACCGCCGAGAAACTGGCCGCCCTGAAGACCGTGTTCCGCAACGACCCCGAGGGCGCCGAGGCGGGCGGAACGGTCACCGCCGGCAACGCATCCCCGCTGTCCGACGGCGCCTCCGCCGCCTGGATCGGCAGCGAGAGGGCCGCCGGGCTGCTCGGACTGGAGCCGCTGGCGCGCATCGCCGGGCGCGGGGCGCACGCGAACGACCCGCAGTACTTCGGCTACGCCCCCGTGGAAGCGGCGAACAAGGCCCTCGCGAAGGCGGGCATCGGCTGGGACCAGGTGGGCGCGGTCGAACTGAACGAGGCGTTCGCCGCGCAGGCCCTGGCCTGCATCGACGCGTGGGGCATCGACCCGGCCATCGTGAACCGCCACGGCGGCGCGATCGCCATGGGCCATCCGCTCGGCGCCTCCGGCACCCGGATCCTGGGCACGCTCGCCCGGACCCTGCAGGCGTCGGGAGAACGCTGGGGGGTCGCGGCCATCTGCATCGGCGTGGGCCAGGGCCTCGCCGTCGTCCTCGAGAACGTCACGTCCACCAGCACCAACACCAACAACACAGGGAAGGCCTAG
- a CDS encoding alpha/beta fold hydrolase, whose translation MAEPSLKAVLLSPQRPLGDHPLLVVGPSLGTSSLLWERAASLLGADYDVVAWDLPGHGVSPAAAEAFDVTALADAVVHLVDSIAPGRSFHYAGVSLGGATGLQLGIEHGDRLRSLSVQCSGARIGTAESWLERAGTVRAQGTPVLIQGSAQRWFAPGFLDREAELGSRLLHALRDADRFSYAFCCEALAAFDVREELGGIRVPTQVIAGALDGVAPPSLAGETAEGITAGGGTATAVTLEGVAHLAPAEAPAHVAELMRSLISWAESRQGSKEAGA comes from the coding sequence GTGGCTGAACCTTCCCTGAAAGCCGTACTGCTCTCGCCCCAGCGGCCCCTGGGTGACCACCCCCTGCTGGTGGTGGGGCCGTCCCTCGGCACGTCCTCCCTCCTGTGGGAGCGGGCCGCGTCCCTGCTGGGCGCCGATTACGACGTCGTGGCCTGGGACCTGCCCGGGCACGGGGTCTCACCGGCCGCGGCGGAGGCGTTCGACGTCACCGCCCTGGCCGACGCCGTGGTGCACCTCGTGGACTCCATCGCCCCCGGCCGCTCCTTCCACTACGCCGGGGTCTCCCTGGGCGGGGCCACCGGCCTGCAGCTTGGGATCGAGCACGGCGACAGGCTCAGGAGCCTGTCGGTCCAGTGCAGCGGGGCCCGGATCGGAACTGCTGAGAGCTGGCTGGAACGTGCCGGGACCGTGCGCGCCCAGGGTACGCCGGTGCTGATCCAGGGCTCGGCGCAGCGCTGGTTCGCCCCGGGTTTCCTGGACCGCGAAGCGGAGCTCGGCAGCCGCCTCCTGCACGCCCTGCGGGACGCCGACCGCTTCAGCTACGCCTTCTGCTGCGAGGCACTGGCCGCCTTCGACGTCCGCGAGGAGCTGGGCGGCATCCGCGTCCCCACGCAGGTGATCGCCGGTGCCCTGGACGGTGTGGCGCCGCCGTCGCTGGCCGGGGAGACAGCCGAAGGGATCACCGCCGGCGGGGGCACCGCCACGGCCGTGACGCTGGAGGGAGTGGCGCATCTTGCTCCCGCCGAGGCGCCCGCGCACGTTGCGGAACTGATGCGGAGCCTCATCTCCTGGGCGGAATCACGTCAGGGATCGAAGGAAGCAGGCGCATGA
- the pcaC gene encoding 4-carboxymuconolactone decarboxylase: MSSTTGDTSGNGVVQPDATSQDIYDGGMAVRREVLGDAHVDRANAAKDAFTEDFQDMITRIAWGGIWTRPGLSRQMRSAVTITAMVAHGHWDELAMHIRAAVTNGLSRDEIKEILLQTAIYCGVPSANTAFRTAQQVFGDMDREETDNRS, from the coding sequence ATGAGCAGCACCACCGGAGACACTTCCGGCAACGGAGTGGTCCAGCCCGACGCCACCAGCCAGGACATCTACGACGGCGGCATGGCGGTCCGACGCGAGGTCCTGGGCGACGCACACGTGGACCGCGCCAACGCCGCCAAGGACGCCTTCACCGAGGACTTCCAGGACATGATCACCCGGATCGCATGGGGTGGGATCTGGACCCGGCCCGGCCTGTCCCGGCAGATGCGCTCGGCAGTGACCATCACCGCCATGGTGGCGCACGGTCACTGGGACGAACTGGCCATGCACATCCGGGCCGCCGTCACCAACGGCCTGAGCCGGGACGAGATCAAGGAGATCCTGCTGCAGACCGCGATCTACTGCGGGGTCCCCTCCGCGAACACGGCCTTCAGGACCGCGCAGCAGGTCTTCGGGGACATGGACAGGGAAGAGACGGACAACAGGTCATGA
- a CDS encoding carboxylesterase/lipase family protein gives MTLATTSAGIVRGTAAQVDGRSVRSFRGIPYAGSPAGKRRFLPPVPAADWTGIRDCTAPGPAAPQNPETPASPGRKPRSWSESGCLNLNVWTPDGGSRLPVLVWIHGGAYLSGSGSDALYGGARLAAATGTVVVTINYRLGALGFLHLGELLGADYADSSNLALLDQLEALRWVSRNIEAFGGDPGNVTVFGESAGAAAVGTLLGMPASRGLFRRAILQSGTAERYRSTEDSSRITLEFLKLCGLDRAYAAELLALPVERLLDAQEILVQRAAARTFAVPLPFQPTVGTPSLPAPPLESVRNGTNSDVDLLVGTNLNEGSFAVQMRPEHPSDPSYPERAAAVLADGGAVPGREEEYARALQSAVGSVPSGTELLEAAISDAVYRQPSNRLLDARQGSSGNTFSYLFSWRSPALGGKLGACHALDVPFVFRQLDSPEAAFLTGGAPPHGLSAMMSTAWAAFARAGRPAAEELPAWPPYAPGRRTMVLDEVPRVADDPRRELRQFWHVPPAG, from the coding sequence ATGACCCTGGCCACCACGTCCGCAGGAATCGTCCGCGGCACCGCAGCACAAGTTGACGGCCGAAGCGTCCGGTCCTTCCGTGGCATCCCGTATGCAGGCTCTCCCGCAGGAAAGCGCCGGTTCCTCCCGCCGGTCCCCGCCGCCGACTGGACCGGCATCCGGGACTGCACGGCGCCGGGGCCCGCGGCGCCGCAGAATCCGGAAACCCCCGCTTCACCCGGCCGCAAGCCCCGGAGCTGGAGCGAAAGCGGCTGCCTGAACCTGAACGTCTGGACGCCGGACGGCGGCTCCCGACTGCCGGTTCTGGTGTGGATCCACGGCGGTGCGTACCTGTCCGGTTCCGGCAGCGACGCACTGTACGGCGGCGCCCGCCTCGCGGCTGCAACCGGCACGGTCGTGGTCACCATCAACTACCGGCTGGGCGCGCTGGGCTTCCTCCATCTGGGTGAGTTGCTGGGCGCCGACTATGCTGACTCCTCCAATCTTGCTCTTCTCGACCAGCTCGAGGCGCTGCGCTGGGTCAGCAGGAACATCGAGGCCTTCGGCGGGGACCCCGGCAACGTGACGGTCTTCGGTGAGTCCGCCGGTGCTGCTGCCGTGGGCACATTGCTGGGGATGCCTGCCTCCCGCGGGCTGTTCCGGCGGGCGATTCTGCAGAGCGGCACGGCTGAGAGGTACCGCAGCACGGAGGACTCCTCGCGCATCACCCTCGAGTTCCTCAAGCTCTGCGGCCTGGACCGCGCTTACGCTGCGGAGCTGCTGGCGCTTCCGGTGGAGCGACTGCTCGACGCCCAGGAGATCCTGGTACAGCGCGCCGCGGCACGGACGTTCGCCGTTCCGCTGCCGTTCCAGCCCACCGTCGGAACGCCGTCGCTTCCGGCGCCCCCCTTGGAGTCAGTACGCAATGGCACCAATTCCGACGTCGACCTGCTGGTCGGGACAAACCTGAACGAGGGATCGTTCGCGGTGCAGATGCGCCCGGAACATCCCTCGGATCCGTCCTACCCGGAGCGCGCTGCAGCCGTGCTGGCGGACGGCGGGGCCGTCCCGGGACGTGAGGAGGAGTACGCCCGGGCTCTCCAGTCCGCAGTGGGCTCCGTCCCCAGCGGCACGGAACTCCTGGAAGCGGCCATCTCCGACGCCGTGTACCGGCAGCCCAGCAACCGTCTCCTGGACGCCCGGCAAGGATCCTCGGGGAACACCTTCTCCTACCTGTTCAGCTGGCGCAGCCCTGCCCTGGGCGGGAAGCTGGGCGCCTGCCACGCCCTCGACGTCCCGTTCGTGTTCCGGCAGCTGGACTCGCCCGAGGCGGCGTTCCTCACCGGAGGGGCCCCTCCGCACGGCCTGAGCGCCATGATGAGCACCGCATGGGCCGCCTTCGCGCGCGCGGGCCGGCCCGCTGCCGAGGAGCTGCCCGCCTGGCCGCCCTACGCACCGGGCCGCAGGACGATGGTCCTGGACGAAGTGCCACGCGTGGCAGATGATCCACGCCGGGAACTCCGCCAGTTCTGGCACGTACCGCCAGCAGGGTGA